Proteins encoded together in one Hymenobacter monticola window:
- a CDS encoding WG repeat-containing protein: MKYLIFSLFFFLLFACNRKISSESSSGLFPIKEFGKWGYIDSKGKTVVKCQFDGASPFSEGLAAIRIDSAFGFIDTMGNVVIKPRFYETSEFSDSLCKVVIKKNGLFKIAFIRPNGNTAFTTNYDNVASFSYGRAAVEINNEVCFIDKKGKVVINTHFPYGGNALFHEGLAMVWGGTSKWVDQPDGSRIMQGDTTKYIDTSGKEVIILEGMGYDDFAEGVALARIKDRPCYLDRKGKPRIIPEREDLTYFSFSDGMAQAVIAGVDHRAGFIDTTGKVVIPIKYAQIRDFKEGLAAYQDKGIWGFINKKGVVSISPQFEQVEYGGFKNGLCKVMRAHQWGYINHTGKFVWKEQIGIEYGKLDLVKWKLDTLNIAKPLYTEKLAGNDNFPRKRHFPLYHQLALNVDTTDMTVFADRYFAYKLYLINASKDTSKIPAQDGRIKIIQQAINKNGVWQDIENFVNSFCGNSYHVLLLAPDEFQIFASPIYKGTYKTKLRYRLKTGGKEIYSNVFTGTINPEQFLQTRDKPKSEISLWVN, translated from the coding sequence ATGAAATACTTAATTTTTTCATTGTTTTTCTTTTTGCTTTTTGCATGCAATAGGAAAATCAGTAGTGAATCAAGTAGTGGACTATTTCCAATTAAGGAGTTTGGTAAGTGGGGTTATATTGATTCTAAAGGCAAGACTGTTGTGAAGTGCCAGTTTGATGGAGCTTCACCATTTTCAGAGGGACTGGCAGCCATTCGTATAGATTCGGCGTTTGGCTTTATCGACACAATGGGCAATGTGGTAATCAAGCCAAGGTTCTATGAGACGTCAGAATTCTCCGATAGTCTTTGTAAGGTTGTTATAAAAAAGAATGGATTGTTTAAAATTGCTTTCATTCGTCCAAATGGAAATACTGCATTCACTACGAATTATGATAACGTGGCTTCATTTAGTTATGGAAGAGCGGCGGTTGAAATAAATAATGAGGTGTGCTTTATTGACAAAAAAGGCAAAGTAGTAATCAATACTCACTTTCCTTATGGCGGAAACGCTTTATTTCACGAAGGTCTAGCAATGGTTTGGGGTGGGACATCCAAATGGGTTGACCAGCCAGATGGCTCGCGCATCATGCAGGGAGATACAACTAAATATATTGATACTTCTGGTAAGGAAGTAATAATACTCGAAGGAATGGGCTATGACGACTTCGCGGAAGGGGTTGCGTTAGCTAGAATTAAAGACAGACCATGTTACTTAGATAGAAAAGGAAAACCCCGGATTATACCTGAACGAGAAGATTTGACCTATTTTAGTTTTTCAGATGGAATGGCTCAGGCTGTTATCGCTGGCGTTGACCATAGAGCAGGTTTTATTGATACGACAGGTAAAGTAGTTATTCCTATCAAATACGCTCAGATAAGAGATTTTAAGGAGGGGCTTGCTGCATATCAGGATAAGGGTATTTGGGGCTTTATAAATAAGAAAGGAGTAGTGTCAATCTCGCCTCAGTTTGAACAAGTTGAATATGGGGGTTTTAAGAATGGTCTTTGCAAGGTAATGCGTGCCCATCAATGGGGATATATAAACCATACGGGCAAATTCGTTTGGAAAGAGCAGATTGGAATAGAGTATGGAAAGTTAGATTTGGTAAAATGGAAGCTTGATACATTGAACATTGCTAAACCGTTGTACACTGAAAAGCTTGCTGGTAATGACAACTTTCCAAGAAAGAGGCATTTCCCTTTATATCACCAGCTTGCGTTGAATGTTGACACAACGGATATGACTGTTTTTGCAGATAGGTACTTTGCTTATAAGTTGTATCTCATTAATGCTTCAAAAGATACTTCAAAAATCCCTGCGCAAGACGGCAGGATAAAGATTATTCAGCAAGCAATAAATAAGAATGGTGTGTGGCAGGATATTGAAAATTTTGTCAATAGCTTTTGTGGGAATAGTTATCATGTTCTATTACTTGCGCCCGATGAATTTCAGATATTTGCATCACCAATATACAAAGGCACTTATAAGACTAAACTTCGCTATAGATTGAAGACAGGAGGAAAAGAGATTTATTCGAATGTCTTCACGGGAACAATTAATCCAGAACAGTTTCTGCAAACACGAGATAAGCCAAAATCTGAAATATCGTTATGGGTGAATTAA